Proteins encoded by one window of Methanothermobacter sp. K4:
- a CDS encoding 2-oxoacid:ferredoxin oxidoreductase subunit gamma: MRKEIRIAGFGGQGVILAGIVLGKAASLYDGLYAVQTQSYGPEARGGASRAEVVISDEEIDYPKVQSPDILVAMSHQALLTYMDDLKAGGTLIVDPDMVIEEEIQDFIGERSINYFRAPATRTAEEKVGITIVANMVMIGALTEATGVVSVRAAEEAIKNSVPPGTEEKNIMAFQAGRELIMEGYE, from the coding sequence GTGAGGAAGGAAATCAGAATTGCTGGATTCGGTGGTCAGGGGGTTATACTTGCAGGAATCGTTCTGGGTAAAGCTGCAAGTTTATATGATGGCCTTTACGCTGTACAGACCCAGTCCTATGGACCCGAGGCAAGGGGTGGTGCCTCAAGGGCAGAGGTTGTTATAAGTGATGAGGAGATAGACTACCCCAAGGTCCAGAGCCCTGACATACTCGTTGCAATGTCACACCAGGCACTTCTGACCTACATGGACGATCTCAAAGCCGGTGGGACCCTCATCGTTGACCCGGACATGGTCATTGAGGAGGAAATCCAGGATTTTATAGGGGAAAGGAGCATCAATTACTTCCGTGCGCCTGCAACAAGGACAGCCGAGGAGAAGGTTGGTATAACCATTGTGGCCAATATGGTGATGATAGGGGCCCTGACAGAGGCCACTGGCGTTGTAAGTGTAAGGGCCGCTGAGGAGGCCATAAAGAACAGTGTGCCTCCCGGGACTGAGGAAAAGAACATCATGGCATTCCAGGCAGGTCGTGAGCTCATCATGGAGGGATATGAATGA
- the korB gene encoding 2-oxoglutarate synthase subunit KorB gives MNVKENPYLKYLRRDRLPHIFCAGCGNGIVLNTFFKGMEMAGVDFDSIAMVSGIGCSSRIPGYVKCDSLHTTHGRPIAFATGLKLANPSLNVVVFTGDGDAAAIGGNHLIHGARKNIDLTVICINNSIYGMTGGQISPTSPEGSFGTTAPYGALEDPFDLSELVRAAGASYVARWTAAHPLQLANSIKKGLKNRGFSFIEAVSQCPTYFGRKNRMRSPVEMMKFMKENSINRRRALRMDPEEVEGKLIIGEFADAPRPELCDRIYEMIEEKSGKIDIIKSAYRDD, from the coding sequence ATGAATGTAAAGGAAAACCCATACCTCAAGTACCTCAGGAGGGACAGGCTCCCCCACATATTCTGTGCAGGTTGCGGTAATGGGATAGTGCTCAACACCTTCTTTAAGGGCATGGAAATGGCTGGAGTTGACTTTGACAGCATTGCAATGGTTTCAGGTATAGGCTGCTCATCAAGGATCCCGGGTTATGTTAAATGCGACTCGCTCCATACAACCCATGGGCGGCCCATAGCCTTCGCAACCGGGCTTAAACTTGCCAACCCCTCCCTGAATGTTGTGGTATTCACAGGGGATGGTGACGCCGCAGCCATCGGAGGAAACCATCTCATACACGGGGCAAGAAAAAATATTGACCTGACGGTGATCTGCATAAACAACAGCATATACGGGATGACCGGTGGACAGATAAGCCCCACCTCCCCTGAGGGAAGTTTCGGTACCACAGCCCCCTACGGTGCACTTGAGGACCCCTTTGATCTCTCTGAACTTGTCAGGGCCGCAGGTGCAAGTTACGTTGCAAGGTGGACAGCTGCCCACCCGCTGCAGCTTGCAAACTCCATAAAGAAGGGACTTAAGAACAGGGGTTTCTCGTTCATAGAGGCCGTTTCACAGTGTCCAACCTACTTCGGGAGAAAGAACAGGATGCGTTCCCCTGTTGAGATGATGAAGTTCATGAAGGAGAACAGTATCAACCGGCGCAGGGCCCTCAGAATGGATCCTGAGGAGGTCGAGGGAAAACTCATCATCGGTGAATTTGCTGATGCCCCACGACCTGAACTATGTGACAGAATCTATGAGATGATTGAAGAGAAATCCGGAAAAATTGATATAATCAAATCAGCCTACAGAGATGATTGA
- a CDS encoding 2-oxoacid:acceptor oxidoreductase subunit alpha, producing the protein MTEEYFIQGNDACARGAISAGCRFFAGYPITPSTEIAEEIAVLLPREGGVFVQMEDEIGALGAVIGAVWSGVKGMTATSGPGFSLMQEHIGYAAMTETPLVIVDVQRGSPSTGQPTMASQSDMMQTRWGSHGDYEIIALSPSSVQECFDFTVRAFNLAEEYRVPVVVLSDEIVGHMREKITIPDKVKIRKRKSPASPPGEFIPFKPEGDLIPEMPAFGDGYRIPVTGLTHDERGYPDASNPEGHEKLVKRLCDKILNNRDKIVDVQEGWTDDADITVISYGAPSRSVATAVKMARSRGVKAGYIKINTPWPFPETEIQEAAESSRKLLVVEMNLGQMFYEVQRLASGMAEVELLPKIGGEIHRPNEILNKIMGMK; encoded by the coding sequence ATGACTGAGGAGTACTTTATTCAGGGAAACGATGCCTGCGCCCGTGGCGCCATAAGTGCCGGCTGCAGGTTCTTTGCAGGTTACCCCATTACACCATCCACAGAGATAGCTGAGGAGATTGCAGTTCTCCTTCCGAGGGAAGGTGGAGTCTTTGTTCAGATGGAAGATGAGATAGGTGCCCTGGGGGCAGTTATAGGTGCTGTGTGGAGTGGTGTCAAGGGCATGACCGCCACCTCAGGGCCCGGTTTTTCCCTTATGCAGGAGCATATTGGATACGCTGCCATGACAGAAACACCCCTTGTGATCGTTGATGTCCAGAGGGGTTCGCCTTCAACCGGACAGCCAACAATGGCATCGCAGAGTGATATGATGCAGACAAGGTGGGGTTCACATGGGGACTATGAAATAATAGCCCTCTCACCATCCTCTGTGCAGGAGTGCTTCGATTTCACTGTTAGGGCATTCAACCTTGCAGAGGAATACAGGGTGCCTGTGGTGGTTCTCAGTGACGAAATAGTGGGCCATATGAGGGAGAAGATAACCATACCAGACAAGGTGAAGATCAGAAAGAGAAAGTCACCCGCAAGTCCCCCAGGTGAGTTCATACCATTCAAACCAGAGGGAGACCTCATCCCTGAGATGCCAGCCTTTGGGGATGGTTACAGGATACCTGTGACGGGACTCACACATGATGAGAGGGGGTACCCTGACGCTTCAAACCCCGAGGGCCACGAGAAACTCGTGAAGAGACTCTGTGACAAGATACTGAACAACAGGGATAAAATAGTGGATGTCCAGGAGGGTTGGACAGATGATGCAGACATAACAGTCATCTCATACGGCGCCCCCTCACGTTCAGTTGCAACCGCAGTTAAGATGGCCAGATCCAGGGGTGTGAAGGCAGGTTACATCAAGATAAACACGCCATGGCCTTTTCCTGAGACTGAAATCCAGGAAGCCGCTGAGTCATCAAGGAAGCTTCTGGTTGTTGAAATGAACCTGGGGCAGATGTTCTATGAGGTTCAGAGACTTGCATCAGGCATGGCCGAGGTGGAACTGCTTCCAAAAATTGGTGGTGAGATCCATCGCCCCAATGAGATCCTAAACAAAATTATGGGGATGAAATGA
- a CDS encoding ferredoxin family protein yields MIKIDSDLCKGCDICREFCPEGVYVRSEELNRKGVHEPIPKNLDKCTGCKLCMLMCPDQAIVVYDDD; encoded by the coding sequence ATGATAAAGATAGATTCAGATCTCTGTAAGGGATGTGACATATGCAGGGAGTTCTGCCCTGAAGGTGTTTATGTCAGGTCAGAGGAACTCAACAGGAAGGGAGTGCATGAACCCATCCCGAAAAATCTGGATAAATGTACGGGATGCAAGCTATGCATGCTGATGTGTCCTGATCAGGCGATAGTGGTGTATGACGATGACTGA
- a CDS encoding dihydroneopterin aldolase family protein produces MGEPGEEYFSNLSDRERAIFEGGISMGALFHQFVGTPVNLETVDSLEGAIAESIKLQPAIRDVEVHIDRDMVREAAGEFGYVSLTGEMLRVRLIVEYGSSRITVCMEYLDELRYPLMYVKD; encoded by the coding sequence ATGGGAGAACCAGGAGAGGAGTACTTTTCAAATCTATCAGACAGGGAAAGGGCAATATTTGAGGGCGGTATAAGTATGGGTGCCCTCTTCCACCAGTTCGTTGGAACCCCTGTTAATCTTGAAACCGTTGACAGCCTTGAGGGTGCAATTGCTGAATCCATAAAGCTTCAGCCGGCAATCAGGGATGTTGAGGTCCATATAGACAGGGATATGGTAAGGGAGGCTGCTGGAGAATTCGGTTATGTTTCCCTCACCGGGGAGATGCTAAGGGTGAGGTTAATCGTGGAATATGGATCATCAAGGATAACGGTCTGCATGGAGTACCTCGATGAACTGAGGTATCCCCTCATGTATGTGAAGGATTGA
- a CDS encoding class E sortase, whose translation MRLATFLIIAGMFIVSLYALLEVSFYSSQVIVQNPDIRAPVIEIPSINLEETINNRSVFYGVYHEPMSYAPGNRTVILFGHRTLYGSPFLNLDKLKPGDEVRLNWPGVGLASYRVNRSFVVPASYQISVNQGARLFLITCHPLGSTRERLIVECELEGIKPYQRNLKVENPKRYYALLIILGFLGGGLLITRLYPVYEERRLLLAAVISLTLFLILGYIFPIPPEFISEKLIEFNSIFGL comes from the coding sequence ATGAGGCTGGCAACTTTTCTGATAATTGCAGGCATGTTCATAGTGTCACTATACGCCCTTCTTGAGGTTAGTTTCTACTCCTCACAGGTAATTGTTCAGAACCCTGACATCAGGGCGCCTGTCATTGAGATACCATCCATTAACCTGGAGGAGACCATCAACAACAGATCTGTTTTCTATGGGGTCTACCATGAACCCATGTCCTATGCCCCTGGTAACAGAACCGTCATACTCTTCGGGCACAGGACACTTTACGGTTCACCATTCCTGAACCTTGATAAGTTGAAGCCAGGGGACGAGGTCCGCCTTAACTGGCCAGGGGTTGGCCTTGCGAGTTACAGGGTTAATCGATCATTCGTTGTGCCAGCTTCTTACCAGATCTCAGTGAATCAGGGGGCGAGGTTATTTCTCATCACATGCCACCCTCTGGGATCAACAAGGGAGAGGCTGATAGTGGAGTGTGAACTTGAAGGCATAAAGCCCTACCAGAGAAACCTCAAGGTGGAGAACCCCAAGAGGTACTATGCGCTCCTCATAATACTTGGATTCCTCGGGGGGGGCCTTCTGATCACCAGACTCTATCCTGTTTATGAAGAGAGGAGGCTTCTCCTTGCAGCGGTGATCAGCCTCACACTCTTCCTGATACTGGGGTACATCTTCCCGATCCCCCCAGAATTCATATCAGAGAAGCTCATTGAATTCAACAGCATATTTGGACTGTAG
- a CDS encoding DUF515 domain-containing protein, protein MLDKIKGNDKEKKNNPPDLRKNNRKDDSKIGDRLKGLVGKFSGGEGSDKKKPRPMPKPRPRLKSPEEPKTRKTPEKPLKGGEKPKPRLTPPPKRPGGPSGGIGRKIPEEDQKTLVGALVFGVILMVLAGAGYYFLVYQPYQEVLQNAKATKIAEVDALFKGPLATDPQKQAILAQIDAAVTPEEALAVDVVGPATQSWRTYQNQQINIKKDRVGRVMVNYTDNGQEKRVIMKVADAKKFVSQADATVLANTQIQTPDTVAVPIMITRLQAAGGLISVGNMVDVYLNQNATGNNTSAAASTPRISGATVLAILRSKDSGTVDARILNTQRLTLNTITSQSENERTSSTDVEQLLRAAASGGLNEAEINAILQNYGIRLSDYERSSNLGELDANYLIILEVPREDVLFLIQNMNSIVLTVPTQNAPEWMIRELQSIYG, encoded by the coding sequence ATGCTTGATAAGATTAAAGGTAATGACAAGGAGAAAAAGAATAACCCTCCTGATCTCCGGAAAAACAACAGAAAAGATGACTCAAAAATTGGGGACAGACTAAAGGGACTTGTGGGTAAATTCAGTGGTGGCGAGGGCTCAGATAAGAAAAAACCAAGGCCCATGCCAAAACCAAGGCCCCGGCTGAAATCCCCTGAAGAGCCAAAGACCAGGAAAACCCCTGAAAAACCTCTCAAGGGTGGTGAAAAGCCCAAACCCAGACTTACACCACCACCAAAACGACCTGGAGGTCCATCGGGAGGTATAGGTCGGAAAATTCCGGAGGAAGATCAGAAAACCCTCGTTGGTGCCCTCGTGTTTGGTGTTATTCTCATGGTCCTCGCTGGTGCAGGCTACTACTTCCTGGTATACCAGCCATACCAGGAGGTGCTGCAGAACGCCAAGGCCACGAAGATCGCTGAGGTGGATGCACTCTTCAAGGGGCCCCTTGCAACTGATCCCCAGAAGCAGGCCATCCTTGCACAGATAGATGCTGCTGTTACACCAGAGGAGGCTCTGGCTGTTGACGTTGTGGGTCCCGCAACACAGTCGTGGCGTACCTATCAGAACCAGCAGATAAATATAAAGAAGGACCGTGTCGGCAGGGTCATGGTCAACTACACAGATAACGGCCAGGAGAAACGTGTGATAATGAAGGTGGCCGATGCAAAGAAATTTGTGAGCCAGGCCGATGCAACCGTACTTGCAAATACACAGATCCAGACCCCTGATACCGTTGCCGTGCCAATAATGATCACAAGGTTGCAGGCTGCAGGGGGACTTATAAGTGTGGGCAACATGGTTGACGTCTACCTCAACCAGAACGCCACAGGAAACAATACATCAGCTGCGGCATCAACACCCAGGATAAGCGGGGCGACTGTACTTGCAATTCTCAGATCCAAGGACAGCGGAACGGTGGACGCGCGCATACTGAATACTCAGCGGTTAACACTCAACACCATAACCTCACAGAGCGAAAATGAGAGGACATCATCAACAGATGTGGAGCAGCTCCTCAGGGCAGCTGCATCAGGTGGTCTGAATGAAGCCGAGATCAATGCGATACTCCAGAACTACGGTATAAGGTTATCTGACTATGAGAGGTCATCAAATCTGGGGGAGCTTGACGCCAACTACCTCATAATACTTGAGGTCCCAAGGGAGGATGTCCTCTTCCTGATACAGAACATGAACAGCATCGTTCTGACTGTGCCAACACAGAACGCCCCTGAATGGATGATCAGGGAGCTGCAGAGCATATACGGCTGA
- a CDS encoding archaetidylserine synthase: protein MNDKKITSFISLPDLLSVLNASSGYFSILMSIQGAFSAASVLMLVAVIFDSLDGWVARRTGRVDIHGFGKNMDSLSDVISFGVAPAILIYLTSADFRYINILVGLLIVICGILRLSRFNVLTGGGKNFMGLPIPVAAVVISSFYLTGFYSEKVVGAIMLAVSILMVSSIEYPRVGSKMAPAAIILILVAIVTGLIGMAAGPAAIMLFMATVAYIAVPITPMRRDLNA, encoded by the coding sequence ATGAATGACAAGAAAATAACATCCTTCATATCATTACCTGATCTTTTATCAGTTTTAAATGCCTCATCAGGCTATTTTTCCATTTTAATGTCCATTCAAGGGGCTTTTAGTGCTGCTTCTGTTCTGATGCTTGTGGCTGTAATTTTCGATTCACTTGATGGGTGGGTTGCACGCCGAACTGGTAGAGTTGATATTCATGGATTTGGCAAAAACATGGACTCCCTTTCAGATGTAATCTCATTTGGTGTTGCCCCAGCCATCCTTATCTACCTAACAAGTGCCGATTTTCGATATATTAATATATTAGTAGGTCTCTTAATAGTAATATGTGGCATACTGAGACTCTCAAGGTTCAATGTTCTCACAGGGGGTGGGAAGAACTTCATGGGACTTCCAATACCCGTGGCGGCGGTTGTTATATCATCATTTTATCTCACAGGATTCTACAGTGAGAAGGTTGTGGGTGCCATCATGCTTGCTGTCAGTATCCTCATGGTCAGCAGCATCGAATACCCTCGTGTGGGGAGTAAAATGGCCCCCGCTGCCATCATACTCATACTGGTAGCAATTGTAACAGGTTTAATTGGAATGGCCGCCGGTCCCGCAGCTATCATGCTTTTTATGGCCACTGTGGCATACATTGCAGTGCCTATAACACCAATGAGACGTGATCTGAATGCTTGA
- a CDS encoding archaetidylserine decarboxylase yields the protein MFVKGVAKRASFLISVATIPFLLGYHAVSILMFSLIAFMMQFFRDPERNIPSEDNLIVAPADGRRLSGGIDRIKMVGSDYPLIDRISPAGDGGILISTFMSPFDVHVNRAPVSGRVVYTEHIDGKFRIARSSVLTENERNLIVIETEHGNVGVVQIAGFIARRIVQYVNEGDHVERGSRIGMIRFGSRVDLILPENCEVLVKTGSRPVAGETVVARFIKVNSDKKIN from the coding sequence GTGTTTGTGAAGGGCGTTGCAAAAAGGGCCAGTTTCCTCATAAGCGTGGCCACCATCCCATTTCTCCTGGGTTACCACGCGGTCAGCATACTCATGTTCAGCCTCATAGCCTTCATGATGCAGTTTTTCAGGGACCCTGAAAGGAATATACCCTCTGAAGATAACCTCATCGTCGCCCCAGCTGATGGAAGACGCTTGTCTGGTGGAATAGACCGCATAAAGATGGTTGGATCCGATTATCCCCTCATTGACAGGATATCCCCTGCTGGTGATGGGGGTATTCTCATAAGCACCTTCATGTCACCCTTTGATGTTCATGTTAACAGGGCCCCTGTTTCAGGAAGGGTGGTGTACACAGAGCACATTGACGGCAAATTCAGGATTGCGCGTTCAAGTGTTCTCACCGAAAATGAAAGGAACCTGATTGTGATAGAAACAGAGCATGGTAATGTTGGTGTGGTGCAGATAGCGGGGTTCATTGCAAGGAGGATCGTCCAGTACGTCAATGAGGGAGACCACGTTGAACGGGGGAGCCGCATAGGTATGATAAGGTTCGGCTCAAGGGTGGATCTTATACTGCCAGAAAACTGTGAGGTGCTTGTGAAGACGGGTTCAAGGCCTGTTGCCGGAGAGACCGTGGTCGCAAGGTTCATAAAAGTGAACTCAGACAAAAAAATTAATTAG
- a CDS encoding rod shape-determining protein: MFSFGKKKSKEKQERKSAITNTLGIDLGTLNTVVAKPAGDKFDIYKIPSVVAVKKEDPSYVLAVGEEAKMMLGRTPEDIIAVRPLRKGVIESVAQAEALLVYAMEMGAGDSESIDRIVIGIPGDASEVERNAVEEIGRKAGANYVLVISEGLAAAIGAGLPIAEASGTMVVDIGAGSSDIVVISLGGITDIETIRVGGDDIDTNLVELVKEKYNVEIGIHEAEKAKIEVGMVKCDEDLENLKTVVIGKCMETNKPKKVEIDSEMVAEAAEPVVKGIVDSIAAVLERLSPELISGVYNKTVVVGGTSQLRGLRERILDEVGIPAEISDDPMTVVAKGAAIVAAEPRALEPEVRLKAMK; encoded by the coding sequence ATGTTTTCATTTGGAAAGAAGAAATCTAAGGAGAAACAGGAAAGGAAGAGTGCAATCACCAATACACTCGGAATAGACCTGGGTACCCTCAACACTGTGGTTGCCAAACCAGCAGGGGATAAATTTGATATCTACAAGATTCCCTCTGTGGTGGCCGTCAAGAAGGAGGACCCATCATATGTCCTGGCAGTGGGTGAAGAGGCAAAGATGATGCTCGGGAGAACTCCTGAGGACATAATTGCTGTGAGACCGCTCAGGAAGGGTGTTATTGAGAGCGTTGCACAGGCAGAGGCACTCCTTGTATATGCAATGGAGATGGGGGCCGGGGATTCTGAGTCCATTGACAGGATAGTTATAGGGATACCCGGGGATGCATCAGAGGTTGAAAGAAACGCTGTTGAGGAGATAGGAAGAAAGGCCGGGGCAAATTATGTCCTGGTTATAAGTGAGGGTCTTGCAGCCGCCATAGGGGCCGGTTTGCCCATAGCGGAGGCATCAGGGACCATGGTTGTTGACATAGGGGCCGGTTCCAGTGACATTGTCGTGATATCCCTTGGAGGCATAACCGACATTGAGACAATCAGGGTCGGCGGGGATGACATTGACACAAACCTTGTTGAACTTGTGAAGGAGAAGTACAATGTTGAGATAGGTATCCATGAGGCAGAGAAGGCAAAGATAGAGGTTGGGATGGTCAAGTGTGATGAGGATCTTGAAAACCTCAAAACAGTGGTTATAGGTAAATGCATGGAGACCAACAAACCTAAGAAGGTTGAAATTGACTCTGAAATGGTTGCAGAGGCTGCTGAGCCCGTTGTAAAGGGCATAGTGGATTCAATAGCAGCAGTACTTGAAAGGCTATCACCTGAACTCATCTCAGGGGTCTACAACAAGACGGTTGTGGTGGGTGGAACCTCACAGCTCAGGGGCCTCAGGGAGAGGATACTGGACGAGGTTGGCATTCCTGCTGAGATATCAGATGACCCCATGACAGTGGTTGCCAAGGGAGCCGCAATAGTTGCTGCAGAGCCAAGAGCACTTGAACCTGAGGTAAGGCTCAAGGCAATGAAATAA
- the rnhB gene encoding ribonuclease HII, with the protein MKVLGIDEAGRGPVIGPLVVAGVMVPERKFSILRKMGIRDSKKLTPERRKFLARKIRRISRVFTVKISASDIDRMREKGFNLNEIEKIAIKRIIAEAQPDSVIIDSVDVKPERLAEEIRFHFGDIEVKAEHGADARYYPVAAASIIAKVERDLEIEKIQKRNRKLGEIGSGYPSDPRTRSFLESFSYDELPDFVRKSWATVQKRRKN; encoded by the coding sequence ATGAAGGTTCTTGGAATTGATGAGGCGGGGAGAGGCCCTGTAATAGGCCCCCTTGTCGTGGCTGGTGTCATGGTTCCTGAGAGGAAGTTCTCGATACTCCGGAAGATGGGTATAAGGGACTCAAAGAAGCTCACACCTGAGAGGAGAAAATTTCTCGCCCGGAAGATAAGAAGGATCTCAAGGGTGTTCACGGTTAAGATATCTGCATCGGATATTGACAGGATGCGTGAGAAGGGCTTCAACCTCAATGAGATAGAGAAGATTGCAATAAAGAGGATAATAGCCGAGGCACAGCCGGACTCTGTCATAATAGATTCGGTGGATGTTAAACCAGAGAGGCTGGCTGAGGAGATAAGGTTCCACTTCGGAGACATCGAGGTGAAGGCCGAGCACGGTGCAGATGCAAGGTATTACCCCGTTGCAGCGGCCTCAATAATCGCCAAGGTCGAAAGGGACCTTGAAATAGAGAAGATACAGAAGAGGAACAGGAAACTGGGGGAAATCGGGTCCGGTTATCCCAGCGACCCACGCACCAGGTCTTTTCTGGAATCATTCAGCTATGATGAACTCCCGGACTTCGTGAGGAAGTCATGGGCGACGGTCCAGAAGAGGAGGAAAAACTGA
- a CDS encoding MotA/TolQ/ExbB proton channel family protein, protein MFLEPVFNFFGTVLEMFRSGGVITYIIAITGIYGFITSIEKIHYLRKISRVSTPQIIGKVNESMEKGGALEALREIGQYQNPVSKIISEALKIGYRNRSEVEDAMERVFIVEMSNMTKGLGTLRTIIEVAPMLGLIGTVIGIWYTFRALGVNADPAAMAEGIYVALITTILGLAVAIILMPLYSYITGRIDDEIDKIELIKKMTNWGYAIMRIRVDGDLDDVVGALMESDGVVSVRTVDDPEANLVVAFKPSMLEKSINNIILERCGKSAEIIESKLRQ, encoded by the coding sequence ATGTTTCTAGAACCAGTCTTCAACTTCTTCGGTACGGTACTTGAAATGTTCCGCAGTGGCGGTGTAATAACATACATAATAGCAATCACAGGCATCTATGGTTTTATCACGTCCATTGAGAAAATACACTACCTCAGGAAGATTTCACGTGTTAGCACACCCCAGATAATAGGTAAGGTCAATGAATCCATGGAAAAGGGCGGAGCACTTGAGGCCCTCAGGGAGATAGGACAGTACCAGAATCCAGTATCAAAGATAATATCAGAGGCCCTCAAGATAGGCTACAGGAACCGTTCAGAGGTTGAGGATGCCATGGAGCGTGTTTTCATTGTTGAGATGAGCAACATGACAAAGGGTCTGGGGACGCTAAGGACAATAATAGAGGTCGCCCCCATGCTGGGCCTCATAGGGACCGTAATAGGGATATGGTACACATTCAGGGCCCTCGGTGTTAACGCCGACCCTGCTGCAATGGCTGAGGGAATCTATGTTGCACTTATAACCACAATACTCGGACTGGCAGTTGCCATAATCCTCATGCCCCTCTACTCATACATAACAGGCAGGATAGACGATGAGATAGACAAGATTGAACTCATAAAGAAGATGACAAACTGGGGATACGCCATTATGAGGATAAGGGTTGATGGAGACCTTGATGATGTGGTCGGGGCCCTCATGGAATCGGATGGTGTTGTCAGCGTTAGGACCGTTGATGACCCTGAGGCAAACCTTGTGGTGGCATTCAAACCCAGCATGCTTGAGAAGAGCATAAACAACATAATACTTGAAAGGTGCGGTAAGAGCGCCGAGATCATTGAGAGTAAGCTGCGGCAGTGA
- a CDS encoding biopolymer transporter ExbD, with product MVLDTERYRNKVHGRPRFNMVPFIDILFTILIFLVVTTTFSGGAGEASGKPQISENTGPSEYYLIPVAGLRRVTVNGIDMSGHIKNSAVAVHTRVIDEGEIIIRPREGAIIITAPPDLPVDRAVKTPS from the coding sequence ATGGTCCTGGATACAGAGAGGTACAGGAACAAGGTCCATGGGAGGCCAAGGTTCAACATGGTCCCATTCATTGATATACTCTTCACAATACTGATTTTCCTTGTGGTAACAACCACCTTTTCAGGGGGGGCAGGTGAGGCCTCAGGAAAGCCCCAGATAAGTGAAAACACCGGTCCATCAGAGTACTACCTCATACCTGTTGCGGGCCTGAGGCGGGTAACAGTTAATGGCATTGACATGTCCGGCCACATAAAGAACAGTGCGGTGGCAGTCCACACCAGGGTCATAGATGAGGGTGAAATAATAATAAGGCCCAGGGAGGGGGCCATAATCATAACAGCACCACCGGACCTCCCGGTTGATAGGGCGGTTAAAACACCATCATAA
- the purO gene encoding IMP cyclohydrolase, which produces MYLGRILAVGRNSSGSFVAYRVSSRSFPNRTARLLDERVAIVPVEGCEGDVFKNPYIAYNCIRIVDGTAVVSNGSHTDTIADKISLGMNLKDALGFSLLTMDYEKDELNTPRIAAAINDSDAFIGIVTEDGIKVRRVPEGVSMYISTYEQTEPAETTFEAGNAEEAAEFILEGGDFAAFTHPVTSAAAFNAGDGWKLATGEK; this is translated from the coding sequence ATGTATCTTGGAAGAATACTGGCAGTTGGAAGAAACAGCAGCGGATCCTTCGTTGCGTACAGGGTATCCAGCAGATCCTTCCCAAACAGGACAGCAAGGCTCCTGGATGAGAGGGTGGCGATTGTACCGGTTGAGGGCTGTGAGGGTGACGTATTCAAAAACCCCTACATAGCATACAACTGCATAAGGATAGTTGATGGGACCGCGGTTGTATCCAACGGTTCCCATACCGATACAATTGCAGATAAGATATCCCTCGGGATGAACCTGAAGGACGCCCTGGGCTTCTCGCTCCTTACAATGGACTATGAGAAGGATGAACTCAACACCCCAAGAATCGCGGCGGCAATCAATGACTCGGATGCATTCATAGGCATAGTTACAGAGGATGGGATAAAGGTCAGAAGGGTCCCTGAAGGCGTTTCAATGTACATATCAACCTATGAGCAGACAGAACCAGCAGAAACCACCTTTGAAGCCGGAAATGCAGAGGAGGCAGCAGAGTTCATACTGGAGGGAGGAGATTTTGCTGCATTCACACACCCTGTTACCTCGGCGGCGGCATTCAACGCTGGAGACGGCTGGAAGCTGGCGACAGGAGAAAAATGA